The Ochrobactrum sp. BTU1 genome includes a region encoding these proteins:
- a CDS encoding branched-chain amino acid ABC transporter permease: protein MSDISPIIDTVATPEKPNDQRSRLQDTGPWLVFAAFAIVPLVASVLDDSFLLVIVTRIMIFGLAALSLNFIMGYGALVSFGHAAYIGIGAYAVGILSSYGVDDLLLQLIAAIISAAIFAFVTGYISLRTSGVYFIMITLAFGQMAFFFMVSLSAFGGDDGMTLSSRSTLFNNALLSSNLVLFYFVLALLISAFFIFRMLVHSRFGRVLRGTRDNPVRMRAIGFSTFSFQLTAYVIAGVAAAIAGVLLANQIQFVSPAFMSWQRSGELIVMVVLGGMGTLIGPVLGATAFIVLEEVLAHFSEHWKLGLGLFLVLVVLFSRDGIGGLIRKLRGGSDVE, encoded by the coding sequence ATGAGCGATATTTCCCCCATCATCGACACTGTCGCTACACCGGAAAAGCCAAACGACCAGCGGTCCCGTTTACAGGATACAGGACCGTGGCTGGTATTTGCGGCATTCGCAATTGTTCCACTTGTTGCATCTGTCCTGGACGATAGCTTTCTTCTTGTAATCGTCACCCGCATCATGATTTTTGGGCTAGCAGCACTGTCACTCAACTTCATCATGGGTTACGGCGCACTCGTGTCATTCGGCCATGCCGCCTATATCGGCATTGGGGCCTATGCCGTCGGAATCCTGTCGAGCTATGGTGTAGATGATCTGCTTCTGCAGCTGATCGCTGCCATCATTTCCGCGGCGATCTTCGCCTTCGTCACCGGCTACATCTCGCTGAGAACCAGCGGCGTCTATTTCATCATGATCACCCTGGCCTTTGGTCAAATGGCCTTTTTCTTCATGGTGTCTCTGTCGGCCTTTGGCGGTGACGATGGAATGACGCTGTCGTCGCGTTCCACACTGTTTAACAATGCACTGCTTTCGAGCAATCTTGTGTTGTTCTATTTCGTGCTGGCATTGCTGATTAGCGCGTTCTTCATCTTCCGCATGTTGGTGCATTCAAGGTTCGGTCGCGTGCTACGTGGAACAAGGGATAATCCGGTGCGTATGCGCGCTATAGGCTTCTCGACCTTCTCGTTTCAGCTCACTGCTTACGTAATTGCTGGCGTTGCGGCGGCGATTGCAGGCGTTCTTCTAGCCAATCAGATCCAGTTCGTTTCGCCCGCGTTTATGAGCTGGCAGCGCTCTGGGGAACTGATTGTCATGGTTGTATTGGGTGGCATGGGCACGCTGATAGGCCCGGTGCTCGGCGCAACAGCCTTTATTGTTCTGGAAGAAGTGTTGGCTCACTTTTCCGAGCACTGGAAGCTCGGCCTCGGTCTTTTCCTCGTTCTCGTCGTGCTCTTCAGCCGCGACGGTATCGGCGGGCTGATCCGCAAGCTGCGTGGAGGCTCCGATGTCGAATGA
- a CDS encoding branched-chain amino acid ABC transporter permease: MLNLFLLQSLNGIQFGILLFLVAAGLTLIFGVMDLINLAHGVLYMVGAYLTATFTAMTTSFLYGILIALPVTLVIGIVLEVLVFRRLYERSHLDQVLATFGLILIVNELVKIIWGAAPLSVPMPESLSGSIQLFGNLRYPVYRLLIIAAGLLTAAGLYLLVNHTRIGMLLRAGASNGDMVSALGINIRRLFMVVFGLGAMLAGFAGGMISPILSVDPGMGDSILILTFVVIVIGGVGSVRGAFVAAITVGLVDTLGRTFGPMLLRNLLDPAAASQMGRTLVPMLTYILMAAVLYFRPTGLFPAQGGTR; this comes from the coding sequence ATGCTCAATCTCTTCTTGCTGCAGTCCCTCAATGGGATTCAGTTTGGCATTTTGCTCTTTCTCGTCGCCGCCGGGCTAACGCTGATCTTCGGCGTCATGGACCTCATCAATTTGGCTCATGGCGTTCTTTACATGGTCGGTGCTTATCTGACCGCGACTTTCACTGCCATGACCACCAGTTTCCTTTATGGCATCCTGATCGCCCTTCCGGTTACCCTCGTCATCGGCATTGTACTGGAAGTTTTGGTGTTTCGACGACTATACGAACGTAGCCATCTTGATCAGGTTTTGGCGACATTTGGACTGATCCTGATTGTGAACGAACTGGTGAAGATTATCTGGGGCGCAGCGCCGCTCAGCGTGCCGATGCCCGAATCCCTCTCCGGTTCTATCCAGCTTTTTGGGAACCTTCGATATCCCGTCTACCGCCTGCTGATCATTGCGGCCGGTCTTCTCACGGCAGCCGGTCTGTACCTCCTCGTCAATCACACCCGCATCGGCATGCTGTTGCGTGCCGGCGCAAGCAACGGCGACATGGTCTCGGCTCTCGGTATCAATATTCGTCGCCTCTTCATGGTGGTCTTCGGACTTGGCGCAATGCTTGCCGGCTTTGCGGGTGGCATGATTTCCCCCATACTCTCCGTCGATCCGGGCATGGGTGACTCCATCTTAATCCTGACATTTGTCGTTATCGTGATCGGTGGGGTCGGTTCCGTGCGTGGGGCTTTTGTTGCAGCCATAACTGTAGGCCTCGTTGATACGCTTGGCCGTACCTTCGGGCCCATGCTGCTCCGTAATCTGCTTGATCCGGCAGCCGCCTCCCAAATGGGACGCACGCTCGTGCCAATGCTCACCTATATCCTCATGGCAGCCGTTCTCTACTTCCGTCCGACGGGCCTGTTCCCGGCGCAGGGAGGAACGCGATGA
- a CDS encoding ABC transporter substrate-binding protein, translating into MKISTKVALALLAATMWNATAQAEDGKIKIGLIYTLSGPSALLGEQSRDGFLLAMDKLGNKLGGLDAEIIIQDDEQKPDIGVNKVQQMIQRDKVDFVIGPIFSNVLNAIVKPATDSGAFLISTNAGTSNLAGKDCNPNLFVTSYQNDQMHEVSGKYAEKQNYQRVFLIAPNYQAGKDALAGFKHSYKNEVAQEIYVPLGQLDYSAELAQIAAEQPDAVYAFLPGGMGVNFVKQYRQAGLEGTPFLSAFTVDETTLPAQQDAAVGFFAGSNWAPDLESAPAKEFAAAYEAKFKRIPATFAVQAYDAAMLIDAAVKKVNGNLADKDALRAAMKDAKFTSPRGEFSFGDNHFPIQDFYLTKVVKRDDGQFATSYVETVFNDYKDNYAAECKM; encoded by the coding sequence ATGAAAATTTCGACGAAGGTAGCCTTGGCGCTGCTCGCCGCAACCATGTGGAACGCGACCGCGCAGGCCGAAGACGGCAAGATCAAGATCGGATTGATCTATACGCTAAGTGGGCCGTCGGCCTTGCTGGGCGAACAATCCCGCGACGGCTTCTTGCTTGCCATGGACAAGCTGGGCAACAAGCTCGGCGGCCTTGATGCAGAAATCATCATCCAGGACGATGAACAGAAACCCGATATCGGTGTTAACAAGGTCCAGCAGATGATCCAGCGTGACAAGGTGGATTTCGTTATCGGACCGATTTTCTCAAACGTCCTGAACGCAATCGTCAAGCCGGCAACTGATTCCGGCGCATTCCTGATCTCGACCAATGCAGGCACATCCAATCTGGCTGGCAAGGATTGCAACCCCAATCTGTTCGTGACGTCCTATCAAAATGACCAGATGCATGAAGTTTCCGGCAAATATGCCGAAAAGCAGAATTACCAGCGCGTTTTCCTGATCGCTCCAAACTATCAGGCAGGTAAAGACGCACTCGCCGGATTCAAGCATTCCTATAAGAACGAGGTCGCGCAAGAAATATACGTGCCACTCGGCCAGCTGGACTATTCAGCTGAGCTGGCGCAGATCGCAGCGGAACAGCCAGACGCAGTCTACGCCTTTTTGCCTGGCGGCATGGGTGTGAATTTCGTCAAGCAATATCGCCAGGCGGGTCTCGAAGGAACTCCATTTCTCTCGGCATTCACCGTAGACGAAACCACTTTACCCGCGCAACAGGATGCAGCAGTCGGCTTTTTCGCCGGTTCAAACTGGGCGCCGGATCTTGAATCAGCACCGGCCAAGGAATTTGCTGCAGCTTATGAAGCCAAGTTCAAGCGCATTCCGGCAACTTTTGCGGTGCAGGCCTATGATGCCGCCATGCTGATTGACGCAGCCGTCAAGAAGGTCAATGGCAATCTGGCGGACAAGGACGCCCTGCGCGCGGCCATGAAAGACGCGAAGTTCACATCGCCGCGCGGTGAATTCAGTTTTGGCGACAACCATTTTCCAATTCAGGACTTCTACTTGACCAAAGTTGTCAAGCGTGACGACGGCCAGTTCGCCACATCATACGTTGAAACGGTCTTTAACGACTACAAGGACAACTACGCAGCTGAATGCAAGATGTAA
- a CDS encoding cupin domain-containing protein — protein MTVLQADVTKSGSSVDGVVWHILGQTYVPKHVCESSMSWHATFPPGTFVPPHIHTTQEEFIYVLEGRLDLLLDGKDAVAEAGDLVCLPRNVSHGIFNKSEQPVKCVFWVSPTAKLWDLFVRINNVGDPAEIVRVAPAHEVEFLPAPAE, from the coding sequence GTGACAGTTCTTCAAGCTGACGTGACAAAATCCGGTTCCTCCGTGGACGGCGTTGTCTGGCATATTCTGGGGCAGACCTATGTGCCCAAGCATGTTTGCGAAAGCTCTATGTCTTGGCACGCAACCTTTCCTCCCGGCACCTTCGTTCCGCCGCACATTCACACCACACAGGAAGAATTCATCTATGTGCTGGAAGGGCGCCTCGACTTGCTGCTCGACGGTAAGGATGCTGTCGCCGAAGCCGGCGATCTTGTCTGCCTGCCGCGTAACGTTTCGCACGGCATTTTCAACAAGTCTGAACAGCCGGTGAAGTGCGTATTCTGGGTTTCGCCGACTGCAAAGCTGTGGGATCTGTTTGTTCGCATTAATAATGTCGGTGATCCCGCCGAAATAGTTCGCGTCGCACCGGCTCATGAGGTTGAGTTTTTGCCCGCGCCAGCAGAATAA
- a CDS encoding flavin-dependent oxidoreductase: MNVIIVGGGIGGLTMALMLHARGIDCQIFEAAPEVRELGVGINVLPHAIRELAEVGLLPALDATGIRTRELIYATRQGQEVWREPRGMDAGYDVPQFSIHRGYLQKLLYDAVIERLGPDSIVANQRCVRYTQNEGSATVHFAEGSKIVSKTGDIVIGADGIHSAIRQQMFPNEAGLKWNGVMMWRGAVESDPFLDGRTMIVAGGFTYKLVLYPIAKGSTPGKILNNWVVTYRPGADGSPAPKREDWSRLGTHEELMPHVEKFGIKVIDLAALVKATDTFFEYPMCDRDPARWWTDGRVALIGDAAHPMYPVGSNGASQAIIDARTLADHLAAAEHGRAALAAYQAIRLPATAEIVRLNRLGGPEGVIDEVERRAPSGVADLDGIISFAEREAIVHGYATKAGFSTQQVNREATRASA; encoded by the coding sequence ATGAACGTGATTATCGTCGGAGGAGGCATTGGCGGCCTCACCATGGCACTGATGCTGCATGCACGAGGCATTGACTGTCAGATTTTCGAAGCAGCGCCTGAAGTCCGCGAACTGGGCGTTGGCATTAATGTTCTTCCGCACGCCATCCGCGAACTCGCTGAGGTCGGGTTGCTACCCGCATTGGACGCCACAGGTATCCGTACGCGTGAGTTGATATATGCCACGCGACAGGGCCAGGAAGTCTGGCGCGAGCCTCGCGGAATGGATGCAGGCTATGATGTACCGCAATTTTCGATCCATCGCGGCTACTTGCAGAAACTGCTTTATGATGCGGTCATCGAACGTCTAGGCCCTGACAGCATCGTCGCGAACCAGCGGTGCGTTCGCTATACCCAGAACGAAGGCTCTGCGACGGTGCATTTCGCTGAAGGGTCGAAAATCGTCTCAAAGACAGGTGACATTGTGATTGGCGCCGACGGTATTCACTCCGCCATCCGGCAGCAAATGTTCCCGAACGAAGCTGGACTCAAATGGAATGGCGTCATGATGTGGCGCGGCGCAGTTGAGAGCGACCCCTTCCTCGATGGCCGCACCATGATCGTCGCGGGCGGCTTTACTTATAAACTGGTACTTTACCCCATAGCTAAAGGTTCGACACCCGGTAAAATTCTCAACAACTGGGTCGTAACCTATCGTCCGGGCGCTGACGGGTCGCCTGCACCGAAACGAGAAGACTGGAGCCGTCTCGGCACGCATGAAGAACTGATGCCACATGTCGAAAAGTTCGGCATCAAAGTAATCGATCTTGCCGCGCTGGTTAAGGCAACCGATACATTCTTCGAATATCCGATGTGCGACCGCGATCCCGCCCGTTGGTGGACAGACGGCCGGGTGGCCCTGATCGGTGATGCTGCTCATCCGATGTATCCTGTCGGGTCCAACGGTGCGAGCCAGGCAATCATCGACGCTCGCACACTCGCCGATCATCTGGCCGCCGCTGAACACGGTCGCGCGGCACTTGCGGCATACCAGGCCATTCGTTTGCCTGCCACCGCTGAAATCGTCCGCCTCAACAGGCTGGGCGGTCCGGAAGGCGTCATCGATGAGGTCGAACGCCGCGCACCATCCGGTGTTGCTGATCTGGACGGCATCATCAGCTTTGCCGAGCGTGAAGCAATTGTTCACGGCTATGCCACAAAGGCTGGCTTTTCAACACAACAAGTTAACAGGGAAGCGACGCGGGCTTCGGCCTGA
- a CDS encoding AraC family transcriptional regulator translates to MQTNSYMHRLSPSIDSFQNTMSGLLRPCRISKKSSPTYRTEVAHGRMRPFGLTAIRIGGHARIEVEAHNDMTLLQIPLQGIFVSRDRRGDELLYQSGMNAQLVDAHSAIDLEFHPSTRMLIFSLNDAQIDILGGKEFIEQFTHNKRVVSFETLAGRAFYQLAHFVMKEIEKDKEAFFHGGLSERLEDSLLASLAAALDRQLCSKPQISAVPSYVQRAEKFMLDNLHKQLTLQELVDATGTSARTLHRTFRSVRGNTPLGVFKNMRLDKVHAELARGYAGPGDITRIAMAWAFNHMGLFSADYRERFGYLPSETVRHAH, encoded by the coding sequence ATGCAGACCAACAGCTATATGCACCGGCTTTCGCCGTCCATCGATTCGTTCCAGAACACCATGTCCGGGCTACTCAGGCCTTGCCGCATCTCCAAGAAATCAAGCCCGACCTATCGCACTGAAGTCGCGCACGGGCGCATGCGTCCCTTCGGTCTGACGGCAATCCGCATTGGTGGTCATGCGCGTATTGAGGTGGAGGCGCATAACGATATGACTTTGTTGCAGATTCCTTTGCAGGGCATCTTCGTTTCCCGTGACCGGCGGGGTGATGAACTCTTATATCAATCAGGCATGAACGCTCAGTTGGTTGATGCACATTCGGCGATCGACCTGGAATTTCATCCCTCAACGCGCATGTTGATCTTCAGTTTGAATGACGCCCAGATCGATATTCTGGGGGGCAAAGAATTTATCGAGCAGTTTACTCATAACAAACGTGTCGTTTCCTTCGAGACTCTAGCTGGACGGGCCTTCTATCAACTGGCGCACTTCGTCATGAAGGAGATTGAGAAGGATAAGGAAGCGTTCTTCCATGGCGGCCTGTCGGAGCGGCTGGAGGATAGTCTGCTAGCATCGCTTGCGGCAGCCCTCGATAGGCAACTTTGCTCTAAGCCACAGATAAGTGCAGTTCCGAGCTATGTCCAACGGGCTGAAAAATTTATGCTCGACAATCTCCACAAGCAACTGACTTTGCAGGAACTTGTGGACGCGACCGGTACAAGCGCGCGAACCTTACACCGAACCTTCCGCAGCGTCAGGGGCAACACGCCGCTCGGCGTGTTCAAGAACATGCGATTGGATAAGGTGCATGCGGAGCTTGCTCGCGGATATGCTGGGCCCGGCGATATTACCCGTATCGCAATGGCATGGGCATTCAATCATATGGGCTTATTCTCAGCCGATTACCGCGAGCGCTTCGGCTATCTCCCATCAGAAACCGTGCGCCACGCTCATTGA
- a CDS encoding LysR family transcriptional regulator, with amino-acid sequence MQVPRRFLPSLPLLTAFEAAARTGSITAAARELDLTQSAVSRQIKALEQQIGVELFHRERQTIKLTVGGEGYARDVREALRRISNASLNLRANPAGGSLNLAVLPTFGCRWLAPRLPSFHKSRPGIIINVISKWNEIDLQTDQIDAMINFGKPDIEEVEFAFLKREVVVPVCSPELLERYPISCAADIKLAPLIHLVSRPNAWELWMSSNNVSFDSVHGVLFDQFEMVIRSVVAGLGFALVPEFMIREELATGKLVVPVERGLKGSEYYYLAWLSERAAYWPLMVFKDWIKSELMGEQTSLEGLEKPII; translated from the coding sequence ATGCAGGTACCGCGGCGTTTCTTACCATCGCTTCCGCTCCTAACTGCGTTTGAAGCCGCTGCTCGAACAGGCAGTATCACTGCAGCTGCGCGAGAACTTGATTTAACACAAAGTGCTGTGAGCCGACAGATTAAAGCCCTTGAGCAGCAAATCGGGGTCGAGTTATTTCACAGAGAACGCCAAACGATTAAACTGACTGTTGGCGGAGAAGGATATGCCCGTGATGTGCGTGAAGCTCTGCGTCGGATAAGCAATGCTTCCCTAAATCTTCGGGCAAACCCTGCAGGTGGTAGCCTGAATTTAGCTGTCCTGCCGACATTTGGCTGCCGTTGGCTTGCACCGAGGCTGCCGTCATTTCATAAAAGCCGTCCAGGGATTATCATTAATGTCATTTCCAAATGGAATGAGATTGATCTGCAGACTGATCAGATTGATGCAATGATAAATTTTGGAAAGCCTGACATCGAAGAGGTAGAATTCGCATTTCTTAAGCGCGAAGTCGTCGTACCGGTTTGCAGTCCAGAGCTTCTGGAACGATATCCAATTTCCTGTGCTGCAGATATCAAGCTCGCGCCTCTGATCCACCTTGTTTCACGTCCAAACGCTTGGGAACTTTGGATGTCGTCCAACAATGTTTCATTTGATTCAGTACATGGGGTATTATTCGATCAATTTGAAATGGTCATCCGATCGGTCGTTGCTGGATTAGGCTTCGCACTGGTGCCGGAGTTTATGATCCGCGAAGAGCTTGCGACCGGTAAGTTGGTTGTTCCTGTGGAGCGAGGGTTGAAGGGCTCAGAATATTATTACCTGGCTTGGCTCAGTGAGCGTGCAGCATACTGGCCTTTGATGGTGTTCAAGGATTGGATCAAAAGTGAATTAATGGGAGAGCAAACGAGCCTGGAAGGGCTTGAAAAACCTATCATTTGA
- a CDS encoding MFS transporter produces MILTMTLAQIACAVPIVRVGRHLNPVSFLRILVFFRTCALVAIALLAAWEAPLFWLAGFAAVAGSVNGAVYGHLRLLLSSLTHTNDLPRALGIAATLNELTFVLAPVAASGIGSISPMLALLCFAGIGAIPVLLLPSAPFVQKADAQGGSSSLFNGAISLWLLCAAAGSAIVAATEIGAVSLALKFGYEPVFAFLFTVPLCLASVLGGVWVSVRNRISSEKAVTVQLFIAATGALITALQLSVTTTIVGTILMGLVIAPLGTYYSLKLDQLAPPVRRAEVFALLRTANASGIIIASSALTLLPLNWALMTVTLIMLSVASTATIVLRKKG; encoded by the coding sequence ATGATACTAACGATGACACTGGCACAGATTGCATGCGCAGTGCCAATCGTACGCGTTGGTCGCCATCTTAATCCTGTTTCTTTTCTGAGGATTCTTGTATTTTTCCGGACATGCGCACTTGTGGCTATCGCTTTGCTTGCAGCTTGGGAAGCACCATTATTCTGGCTTGCGGGTTTTGCAGCAGTTGCTGGTTCGGTGAATGGTGCCGTTTACGGTCACCTGCGCCTTTTGCTAAGTTCCCTAACACACACCAATGATTTGCCCCGTGCACTCGGCATCGCTGCGACACTGAATGAGCTGACCTTCGTGCTCGCACCGGTAGCGGCTTCTGGCATTGGAAGCATTTCTCCAATGTTAGCATTGCTCTGCTTTGCCGGGATCGGGGCAATTCCAGTACTACTTCTTCCCAGTGCGCCATTCGTACAAAAAGCTGATGCGCAAGGCGGTTCCAGCTCCCTGTTCAATGGTGCTATTTCACTATGGTTGCTGTGCGCGGCAGCGGGAAGCGCCATCGTCGCGGCAACTGAGATAGGGGCGGTCTCACTTGCGTTAAAGTTTGGCTACGAGCCCGTCTTTGCCTTTCTATTTACCGTGCCTTTGTGTCTGGCTTCAGTGTTAGGAGGCGTTTGGGTCAGTGTTCGCAATAGGATCTCGTCAGAAAAGGCCGTGACTGTTCAGCTCTTTATCGCTGCTACAGGCGCACTAATCACTGCTCTTCAACTGTCTGTTACGACAACGATTGTTGGCACAATCCTAATGGGACTGGTTATCGCACCGCTCGGGACATATTATTCGTTGAAGCTCGATCAGCTGGCTCCTCCTGTAAGACGAGCGGAAGTGTTCGCACTTTTGCGGACGGCCAATGCCTCCGGCATCATCATAGCAAGCTCCGCCCTGACGCTCCTCCCTTTGAATTGGGCACTTATGACCGTGACTCTGATCATGCTAAGTGTTGCCTCTACCGCGACCATAGTGCTCAGAAAAAAAGGCTAA
- a CDS encoding XRE family transcriptional regulator: MSNILRSQERGDVLMHVSGNLKKLRTDAGLSQTALADASGISRRMIVAVERGEANISLSSLDRLASALGVDFIELVKDPERTTRSNINEVTWRGLKPDSMATLLGSAPASAEAQMWLWSLAAGERYDAEPDPSGWHEMIFVTEGTLTLQMGDQIVEYQTGMFAIYSSSQMYSYVNNTAHRVCFVRNVLS; the protein is encoded by the coding sequence ATGAGCAATATATTGCGCAGTCAAGAGCGTGGCGATGTTTTAATGCATGTTTCCGGAAATCTGAAAAAGCTGCGCACAGACGCAGGTCTTAGTCAAACAGCGCTGGCTGATGCATCAGGCATAAGTCGCAGGATGATTGTGGCCGTCGAGCGCGGCGAGGCCAATATTAGCCTTTCAAGTCTGGACAGACTTGCTTCCGCTCTGGGAGTGGACTTTATTGAACTTGTAAAGGATCCTGAACGCACAACACGATCAAATATCAATGAAGTGACTTGGAGAGGCCTGAAACCCGACAGCATGGCGACGCTGCTTGGCAGCGCGCCAGCCTCCGCTGAAGCACAGATGTGGCTTTGGAGCCTTGCGGCAGGTGAACGCTACGATGCGGAGCCTGACCCGTCTGGCTGGCACGAGATGATTTTTGTGACAGAGGGTACACTCACTTTGCAAATGGGCGATCAAATTGTTGAATACCAGACTGGAATGTTCGCGATCTACAGCTCGTCTCAGATGTATTCCTACGTCAACAATACCGCTCATAGGGTGTGTTTTGTCCGAAATGTACTGAGCTAA
- a CDS encoding ornithine cyclodeaminase family protein gives MQQYPIVLDDVAIQGLLDKLDVRSLLERMFRSLGDGTATQPPQTLSLFPNNAGDFITYLGVLADEKVFGAKLSPYIADGENSLVTAWTVMMSSETGTPLLLCDAKRLTTERTAATTAIAVDYLARDNSEILAIIGTGAVGQAHLRYVEKLRGWKDVRLYSPRAAQQTELPTQLKSGANVRVAASAEEAIRDADVVLLCTSSGTPVIEFEHLRKDALVTSISTNAANAHEIEPVALADFDVYCDYRLTTPQSAGEMKIAAACGEWSVDQIRGDLPELVTHRAEKPSYERPTFFRSIGLGLEDIAAAAAVLTAVKAQ, from the coding sequence ATGCAGCAATACCCCATCGTTCTCGATGATGTCGCGATCCAGGGCTTACTGGATAAGTTAGATGTTCGCAGCCTTCTTGAGCGCATGTTCAGATCACTTGGTGACGGAACTGCGACGCAGCCACCACAGACACTGAGCCTGTTTCCGAATAACGCAGGTGATTTCATTACCTATCTCGGCGTACTGGCTGATGAGAAGGTCTTTGGAGCGAAGCTCTCCCCCTATATTGCGGATGGCGAAAACTCCCTGGTGACAGCATGGACTGTTATGATGTCATCTGAGACGGGAACCCCGTTGTTGCTTTGCGACGCTAAACGTCTGACAACTGAACGAACCGCGGCGACGACGGCAATTGCGGTTGATTATCTTGCAAGGGATAATTCTGAGATCCTAGCAATAATTGGTACCGGTGCGGTCGGGCAAGCGCACCTGCGCTATGTTGAGAAACTTAGGGGTTGGAAAGATGTGCGCCTTTACTCTCCTCGGGCAGCACAGCAAACTGAACTCCCAACACAGTTGAAGTCCGGGGCAAATGTTCGTGTCGCTGCAAGTGCCGAAGAGGCGATCAGAGACGCTGACGTCGTGTTGCTATGCACTTCATCCGGAACACCGGTCATCGAATTTGAACATTTGCGTAAAGATGCACTGGTCACTTCAATTAGCACCAATGCAGCGAATGCACATGAAATCGAGCCGGTAGCACTCGCGGATTTCGACGTCTATTGCGACTATCGTCTGACAACACCGCAATCCGCGGGCGAGATGAAAATCGCTGCCGCTTGCGGGGAGTGGAGTGTCGATCAAATTCGCGGTGATCTACCGGAACTGGTCACTCATCGCGCAGAGAAGCCTTCATATGAGCGTCCCACATTTTTCCGCTCCATTGGACTTGGTCTAGAAGACATCGCGGCAGCAGCGGCGGTTCTGACTGCAGTTAAAGCCCAGTAA
- a CDS encoding aminotransferase — translation MKIRDFGVEIWMNAWENKCEWNLAETCVESLTVAQLLEMAGKNDTILSEILPIKLTYGAIEGSDRLRDLIAGLYQKQNRNNIVITHGAIGANALVHETLVEPGDRVISVLPTYQQHYSIPESYGADIQILKLREENGFLPDIEELKELAVPGTKLIAINNPNNPTGALMDEDFLKKIVDIARACGAWILCDEVYRGTDQHGDGMTTSVADLYEKGISTASMSKAYSLAGLRLGWIAAPAELIHAVSIHRDYNTISVGMLDDHFAAIALENRDKILKRSQEITRGNLAILSDWVESEPLISWIKPQSGTTALLRYDLPMTSQEFCFGLLHSTGVMLTPGSAMDMEGYLRIGYANGSEILREGLTRISSYLREQQAKLT, via the coding sequence ATGAAAATTCGCGACTTTGGCGTCGAGATATGGATGAACGCATGGGAGAACAAATGCGAGTGGAACCTCGCTGAGACTTGTGTGGAATCCTTGACAGTCGCGCAACTTCTGGAGATGGCGGGAAAGAACGATACAATTTTATCGGAAATTCTTCCTATAAAGCTTACATACGGCGCGATTGAAGGCAGTGATCGTCTCCGCGATCTTATTGCCGGGCTTTATCAGAAGCAAAACCGCAATAATATCGTGATCACACATGGCGCAATCGGAGCCAATGCGCTTGTTCACGAAACACTCGTTGAGCCGGGTGATCGCGTAATCTCCGTACTTCCGACCTATCAGCAGCATTACTCGATTCCGGAAAGCTACGGTGCGGATATACAGATTCTCAAACTTCGTGAGGAAAATGGATTCCTCCCGGATATCGAGGAACTCAAAGAACTCGCTGTACCGGGCACGAAGCTTATTGCCATCAACAATCCCAACAATCCAACGGGTGCGTTGATGGATGAGGACTTCCTGAAGAAGATCGTTGATATCGCGCGTGCGTGCGGTGCGTGGATTCTTTGCGATGAGGTTTATCGCGGTACTGATCAGCACGGCGATGGCATGACCACTTCTGTAGCTGATCTCTATGAAAAAGGTATCAGCACCGCCAGTATGTCGAAAGCATACTCACTGGCAGGTCTCAGGCTTGGCTGGATTGCCGCTCCTGCGGAACTAATTCATGCTGTTTCGATCCATCGCGATTACAATACTATCAGCGTCGGTATGCTTGATGATCATTTTGCGGCGATCGCTCTAGAGAACCGCGACAAGATACTGAAACGAAGCCAGGAAATCACGCGCGGAAATCTCGCCATTCTAAGTGATTGGGTAGAGAGCGAACCTCTGATTAGTTGGATAAAGCCGCAGTCAGGTACGACAGCGTTGCTTCGCTATGATCTGCCTATGACATCGCAAGAATTCTGTTTCGGTCTGCTCCATTCAACGGGCGTTATGCTTACACCGGGTAGTGCCATGGATATGGAGGGCTATTTGCGCATCGGCTACGCGAACGGATCGGAAATCCTGCGAGAGGGTTTGACGCGGATTTCCAGCTATCTGAGAGAGCAGCAGGCCAAACTCACTTAA